A genomic stretch from Acetobacter ascendens includes:
- a CDS encoding DUF4186 domain-containing protein, with amino-acid sequence MQQGELFSQEQTLPAVPDTLWARLARSSFRSRFHLNCQDMTYLTGKGLPVVAEHGRDFITRRLAPANPKKDGKQTPWKGHPVFVAQHATGTCCRSCLEKWHGFIKYQPLSPMQQTYVLAVIMGWLERELERENKKGSL; translated from the coding sequence GTGCAGCAGGGTGAGCTTTTCTCGCAGGAGCAAACACTTCCTGCGGTGCCAGATACCCTGTGGGCGCGGCTTGCAAGGTCATCTTTTCGGAGCAGGTTTCATTTAAACTGTCAGGATATGACATATCTGACAGGAAAAGGTTTACCTGTGGTTGCTGAGCATGGGCGAGATTTTATTACTCGGCGTCTTGCTCCTGCAAATCCCAAAAAAGATGGCAAGCAAACCCCATGGAAAGGGCATCCTGTTTTTGTGGCACAACACGCTACGGGAACATGTTGTAGATCATGCTTGGAAAAATGGCATGGTTTTATAAAATACCAGCCTCTTTCTCCAATGCAGCAGACTTATGTGCTGGCTGTTATTATGGGTTGGTTGGAACGTGAATTAGAACGCGAAAATAAAAAAGGCAGCCTCTAA
- a CDS encoding histidine triad nucleotide-binding protein, with translation MAVTGRGPYDPQNVFSKILRGEIPCKAIFENEWVLAFYDIMPKAPVHVLIIPKNPYVSFMDFSQTAPAEEIAGVMRAAGQIALDLGLEENGYRLITNAGLHSGQEVPHFHIHLLGGKALPAFPA, from the coding sequence ATGGCTGTAACAGGTAGAGGGCCATATGACCCGCAAAACGTTTTTTCAAAAATCCTTCGCGGCGAAATTCCTTGCAAAGCCATTTTTGAAAACGAATGGGTTCTGGCATTTTATGATATCATGCCCAAAGCTCCTGTTCATGTTTTGATTATTCCCAAAAATCCTTATGTTTCCTTTATGGATTTCAGCCAGACTGCACCAGCAGAAGAAATTGCAGGTGTTATGCGCGCTGCGGGCCAGATTGCGCTTGATCTTGGGTTGGAAGAAAATGGCTATAGGCTGATTACGAATGCGGGCCTGCATAGTGGCCAAGAGGTTCCTCACTTTCATATCCATCTTCTGGGCGGAAAAGCATTGCCAGCCTTCCCGGCCTGA
- a CDS encoding phosphoribosyl-ATP diphosphatase: MTKKAPSKAEAKTDTKSKKNKESLSLPEISEADISVLNRLYDVVQSRKGTDPSVSHSARLLSRGTYKIAQKFGEEAVECLIEAVAGRKDLMIGESADVLYHLIVLWVDAGITPDQVWAELQRREGTSGIAEKAARSKTTKSVKE; this comes from the coding sequence ATGACAAAAAAAGCACCATCCAAAGCAGAAGCAAAAACAGATACAAAATCTAAAAAAAACAAAGAATCTCTATCTCTTCCTGAAATTTCAGAAGCAGATATTTCCGTTCTGAACCGCCTTTACGATGTTGTGCAAAGCCGTAAGGGCACAGACCCTTCTGTAAGCCATTCAGCGCGCCTACTTTCCCGAGGCACTTACAAGATTGCCCAGAAATTTGGGGAAGAAGCTGTAGAGTGTTTGATTGAAGCCGTAGCTGGCCGTAAAGACCTTATGATTGGTGAAAGTGCTGATGTACTCTACCACCTTATTGTTTTGTGGGTAGACGCTGGCATTACTCCAGATCAGGTTTGGGCCGAACTGCAGCGCCGTGAAGGCACAAGCGGCATTGCCGAAAAAGCTGCCCGTTCCAAAACAACAAAATCTGTAAAGGAATAA
- the ubiM gene encoding 5-demethoxyubiquinol-8 5-hydroxylase UbiM gives MTHITDAVVIGGGPVGLATALSLEKAGLSVTVLERSALPVWEEPPFDGREIALTHYSMRILKECEAWDHIPQSVICPLREAHVETGNFRHPLTFDTNGRGEEALGWLVSNNHIRRALFAAASEKERVHLQPHTSVETVRQGQDYAAVHHSGGQIKTRLVVGADGRFSLTRRRAGIGAIVHDFHKSMLVCRMAHESPHHNIALQWFDEGQTIALLPVNGMASSLVLTLPANEIQRLLATPRDEFNAEITQRVRARLGQMRLVSTRHAYPLKGVYAHRFVGRRLALVGDAAVGMHPITAHGFNLGLKGQETLAQCIRIAFNTQADAGSAHALRQYERQHRRATALLFAGTNGIASLYTHDALPFKPIRQACIRLADRFTPFKQAVTTLLMDKKTTA, from the coding sequence ATGACACATATAACAGATGCCGTTGTTATTGGTGGTGGCCCCGTTGGGTTGGCAACAGCCCTTTCATTAGAAAAGGCGGGCCTTTCTGTAACCGTGCTAGAACGTTCTGCGCTACCTGTATGGGAAGAACCTCCTTTTGATGGGCGGGAAATAGCCCTTACGCATTATTCCATGCGTATTCTTAAAGAATGCGAAGCATGGGACCATATCCCGCAAAGCGTTATCTGCCCTTTGCGTGAAGCTCATGTTGAAACAGGAAATTTCCGCCACCCGCTTACATTTGATACAAACGGACGTGGAGAGGAAGCTCTTGGCTGGCTGGTTTCCAACAACCACATTCGGCGCGCCCTATTTGCCGCTGCAAGCGAAAAAGAGCGCGTTCACCTACAGCCTCACACCAGCGTAGAAACAGTACGACAAGGCCAAGATTATGCAGCCGTCCACCATTCGGGCGGACAGATTAAGACACGTCTTGTTGTTGGGGCTGATGGTCGCTTTTCCCTCACACGCAGGCGCGCAGGTATTGGCGCGATTGTGCATGATTTCCACAAATCCATGCTGGTTTGCCGCATGGCGCATGAATCTCCTCATCATAACATCGCGCTACAATGGTTTGATGAAGGACAGACGATAGCCTTGCTGCCAGTAAACGGTATGGCGTCCTCTTTAGTTCTCACGCTGCCAGCAAACGAAATACAGCGCCTGCTTGCAACACCGCGTGATGAATTCAATGCGGAAATTACCCAACGCGTTAGGGCCAGACTAGGCCAAATGCGCCTTGTAAGCACACGTCATGCTTATCCGCTTAAAGGAGTGTATGCGCATCGTTTCGTAGGACGACGTTTAGCTTTGGTTGGTGATGCGGCTGTAGGGATGCATCCCATTACAGCACACGGCTTCAACCTGGGGTTGAAGGGGCAGGAAACACTTGCCCAATGTATTCGCATAGCCTTTAACACTCAGGCTGATGCCGGAAGCGCACATGCTTTGCGGCAGTATGAACGGCAACACAGACGTGCAACTGCTTTGTTATTTGCAGGCACAAACGGCATTGCCTCACTTTACACGCATGATGCGCTGCCATTTAAACCCATTAGGCAAGCCTGCATCCGTCTGGCAGACAGGTTTACGCCTTTTAAGCAGGCCGTTACCACGCTGCTAATGGACAAAAAAACAACGGCCTGA
- the hisB gene encoding imidazoleglycerol-phosphate dehydratase HisB, with amino-acid sequence MKASRQATIHRVTSETDIAITLDLDGSGQADIQTGLGFFDHMLTALAKHALFDLKVTVKGDLYIDGHHSVEDTGIALGMALKQALGDKRGVRRFGHALVPLDEALCEAVVDLSGRPFLAFDATFTRDRIGDLDTELVEEFFRAFAMSAMLTLHLTEKAGKNCHHIAEAAFKALARALRMAVEPDPRAQGSIPSTKGVL; translated from the coding sequence ATGAAAGCATCGCGTCAAGCCACCATCCATCGCGTTACAAGCGAAACCGATATCGCCATTACCCTTGATCTGGATGGATCCGGGCAGGCCGATATTCAAACCGGACTCGGTTTTTTCGATCACATGCTTACGGCATTAGCCAAGCACGCCCTGTTTGATCTGAAAGTAACCGTGAAGGGTGACCTCTATATTGATGGTCATCATAGTGTTGAAGATACAGGCATTGCCCTTGGTATGGCCTTAAAACAGGCTTTGGGGGATAAACGTGGCGTGCGCCGTTTCGGGCATGCCCTTGTGCCGCTGGATGAAGCTTTGTGCGAAGCCGTGGTTGATCTTTCTGGCCGGCCGTTTCTGGCATTTGATGCCACGTTTACCCGTGATCGCATTGGGGATCTGGACACCGAACTGGTAGAGGAATTTTTCCGGGCCTTTGCCATGTCCGCCATGCTTACGCTGCATCTAACAGAAAAAGCCGGCAAAAATTGCCACCATATTGCTGAAGCCGCGTTCAAGGCACTTGCACGGGCACTGCGCATGGCTGTGGAGCCAGACCCACGGGCGCAAGGCAGCATTCCTTCCACCAAAGGCGTGCTATAA
- a CDS encoding nitroreductase family protein produces the protein MTPMDMLLSRASTDHLKAPAPSEAQMAEVLAAAMRAPDHGKLRPWRYVIVKDDARPLLAKRIVASMVRLDPEAPEFKKEKRFNRFSTIPMTLVLGMHLRPEHKIPLWEQEMTVAAGAMNILNALHTLGFGAIWVSGDVVNDPVLAEELGFPAPHKLAGFLFIGTPDAPLPAPKRPDPVQFTATWQGEPVSFAADGKTP, from the coding sequence ATGACACCCATGGACATGCTTTTATCTCGTGCCTCTACGGATCACCTTAAGGCTCCGGCACCATCTGAGGCGCAAATGGCAGAGGTTTTGGCGGCTGCTATGCGGGCTCCAGATCATGGAAAGCTGCGTCCATGGCGTTATGTTATTGTAAAAGATGATGCGCGACCGCTGCTAGCCAAACGTATTGTTGCCAGTATGGTTCGTCTTGATCCAGAAGCGCCTGAGTTTAAAAAAGAAAAGCGCTTTAACAGATTTTCCACAATTCCCATGACACTCGTTCTAGGTATGCACTTGCGACCAGAACATAAAATTCCTTTATGGGAACAGGAAATGACTGTAGCCGCAGGTGCCATGAATATTCTCAATGCACTACACACATTAGGGTTTGGTGCTATTTGGGTTTCTGGTGATGTGGTGAATGATCCGGTTCTTGCAGAAGAACTCGGCTTTCCCGCACCCCATAAGTTGGCAGGCTTTTTATTTATCGGCACGCCAGACGCGCCGCTTCCTGCACCCAAACGCCCAGATCCGGTTCAGTTCACCGCTACGTGGCAGGGCGAGCCGGTAAGTTTTGCAGCTGATGGAAAAACACCATGA
- a CDS encoding IS1380 family transposase, with product MQTECSAGAYEFPASYGRRVVARFDGGRMSSDGGVILVKQVDDSLGFSRRFAACFRDERHPAFVEYRVEDLVRQRIMGLALGYEDLNDHDALRHDLIFGLASGRLSGGRANCAALAGKSTLNRLERSGQQADRYCRIIADHEALATLFVMLFMDQHERAPARIVLDVDATDDRIHGHQEGRAFHGYYGHNCYLPLYIFCGDHLLSATLRTADRDPGKEALADIRRIVEQIRSRWPRVRILVRGDSGFARDSLMTWCEDNHVDFLFGLAGNTRLYDRIASLSAEVRDEAATTGKAARGFASFDWITKDSWTRRRRVVAKAEWRHGNRYHRFIVTTLPQGMSDPRHLYEQIYCARGDMENRIKECQMDLFSDRTSSHTIRANQLRLWFSAAAYVLLTALQRLALGQTSLETATCGTIRARLLKIATRVTLSVRRIVLSMPDMFPCQHEFALAHARLRRLRQAI from the coding sequence ATGCAGACAGAGTGTAGCGCAGGCGCGTATGAATTTCCAGCCTCCTATGGACGGCGTGTTGTAGCCCGTTTTGACGGGGGTCGCATGAGTTCGGATGGCGGTGTCATCCTGGTAAAGCAGGTCGATGATAGTCTGGGGTTCAGTCGCCGTTTTGCTGCCTGTTTTCGCGATGAGCGGCATCCTGCCTTTGTGGAATACCGGGTTGAAGACCTTGTCCGTCAGCGGATCATGGGCCTGGCACTGGGCTATGAAGATCTCAATGATCACGATGCCCTGCGGCATGACCTGATCTTTGGTCTGGCCTCGGGCCGTCTGTCAGGAGGCCGGGCAAACTGCGCAGCATTGGCTGGCAAATCCACGCTGAACCGGTTGGAGCGCAGTGGGCAGCAGGCAGATCGTTACTGCCGCATCATTGCTGATCATGAGGCCCTGGCTACCCTGTTCGTGATGCTTTTCATGGACCAGCATGAGCGCGCACCCGCCCGGATCGTTCTGGATGTGGATGCCACCGATGACCGTATCCATGGCCATCAGGAAGGCCGGGCCTTTCATGGATATTACGGCCATAACTGCTATCTGCCGTTATACATCTTCTGCGGGGACCATCTCCTTAGCGCTACCCTGCGCACGGCAGACAGGGACCCGGGGAAGGAAGCACTGGCAGACATCCGCCGGATCGTGGAGCAGATCAGGAGCCGCTGGCCCCGGGTGCGTATCCTGGTGCGTGGGGACAGCGGTTTCGCCCGGGACAGTCTGATGACATGGTGCGAAGACAACCACGTTGACTTCCTGTTTGGGCTTGCAGGCAACACCCGCCTGTATGACCGGATTGCCTCTTTGTCCGCTGAGGTTCGTGACGAAGCCGCCACGACAGGCAAAGCGGCGCGCGGCTTTGCCTCCTTTGACTGGATCACAAAGGACAGCTGGACGCGCCGCAGGCGGGTCGTGGCCAAGGCCGAATGGCGCCATGGCAACCGCTATCATCGCTTTATTGTCACCACGCTACCGCAGGGAATGTCCGACCCCCGCCATCTCTACGAACAGATTTACTGCGCACGCGGGGATATGGAAAACCGCATCAAGGAATGCCAGATGGATCTGTTCTCAGACAGGACCTCGTCCCACACCATCCGGGCCAACCAGCTCCGGCTGTGGTTCTCGGCCGCTGCCTATGTCCTGCTGACCGCTCTGCAAAGACTGGCCCTTGGCCAGACCAGCCTGGAGACGGCGACCTGTGGCACCATACGCGCACGACTGCTCAAAATCGCGACACGTGTAACGCTCAGCGTCCGTCGGATTGTCCTGTCCATGCCGGACATGTTCCCCTGTCAGCATGAATTCGCCCTCGCTCATGCACGATTGCGAAGGCTCCGGCAGGCCATCTGA
- the hisA gene encoding 1-(5-phosphoribosyl)-5-[(5-phosphoribosylamino)methylideneamino]imidazole-4-carboxamide isomerase has protein sequence MTRNKRVQRILNLEEDDLQALCEAVDASILDGGGFGWLQPQGRQVLERYFKGLLLVPERMLFVIRHNGVIVGCAQLVRSARNNELQAMCVTLAHLFIAPYAQRQGLGTALLHEVENAARSMGFRIMNTEVPETQDGAIALFRKAGFLHWGTHPLYTRLGDTYLRGLYFTKSLDTDPLPLSSSFQQTRPETMTASSSTHPLTLYPAIDLKDGACVRLRRGEMDDATVYSDNPGAQALAWEAAGFKWLHVVDLNGAFAGQSENAEAVRSIVESTDIPVQLGGGLRDMKAIEAWLEAGISRVILGSVAVKNPSLVREACRAFPGRIVAGIDARSGRVATEGWAEVSDMQATELALRMQEAGVASIIFTEISRDGMLEGLDVEQTITLANTVSIPIIASGGVGSIEHLIALREATQDAPGIEGVIVGRALYDGRVTPAEALKVLS, from the coding sequence ATGACCCGGAATAAACGCGTTCAACGCATTCTTAACCTAGAAGAAGATGACCTTCAGGCCTTATGTGAAGCCGTAGATGCTTCCATTCTGGATGGTGGCGGTTTTGGCTGGCTCCAGCCACAAGGGCGGCAGGTACTGGAGCGCTACTTCAAAGGCCTGTTGCTAGTGCCTGAACGCATGTTGTTTGTTATCCGGCATAACGGTGTGATTGTAGGATGTGCACAGCTTGTACGCAGCGCACGTAATAATGAGCTGCAAGCCATGTGCGTTACTCTGGCGCATTTGTTTATTGCACCATATGCGCAACGTCAGGGCCTAGGCACAGCCTTATTGCACGAAGTAGAAAATGCAGCCCGCAGCATGGGCTTTCGGATTATGAATACCGAAGTGCCTGAAACACAGGATGGCGCCATTGCCCTTTTCCGTAAGGCTGGTTTCCTGCATTGGGGCACACACCCCCTCTATACCCGTTTGGGCGACACTTACCTGCGCGGTCTGTACTTCACTAAATCATTGGATACAGATCCTCTTCCCCTTTCCTCTTCCTTTCAGCAAACGCGGCCTGAAACAATGACAGCATCCTCCTCCACGCATCCTCTTACCCTTTACCCTGCCATTGATCTTAAGGATGGGGCCTGCGTACGCTTACGCCGCGGGGAAATGGATGATGCCACCGTGTATTCAGATAACCCTGGCGCTCAGGCGCTGGCGTGGGAAGCTGCAGGTTTTAAATGGCTACATGTTGTGGATCTGAACGGGGCTTTTGCCGGACAGTCTGAAAATGCAGAGGCTGTACGCTCCATTGTGGAATCAACAGATATTCCCGTCCAGCTTGGGGGCGGCCTGCGTGACATGAAGGCCATTGAAGCATGGCTGGAGGCCGGAATCAGCCGCGTTATTTTGGGATCTGTTGCCGTAAAAAACCCCTCTCTTGTGCGTGAAGCCTGCCGCGCTTTCCCGGGTCGCATTGTTGCGGGCATTGATGCCAGATCCGGCCGCGTTGCAACCGAAGGCTGGGCCGAAGTTTCTGACATGCAAGCCACCGAACTGGCCCTACGTATGCAGGAAGCTGGTGTTGCATCCATCATCTTCACGGAAATCAGCCGTGATGGCATGCTAGAAGGGCTGGATGTGGAACAAACCATTACATTGGCCAATACGGTTTCTATTCCGATTATCGCCAGCGGTGGCGTTGGCAGCATTGAGCATCTGATTGCCCTGCGGGAAGCCACGCAGGACGCTCCGGGTATTGAAGGCGTAATTGTGGGCCGCGCATTGTATGATGGGCGCGTAACCCCAGCTGAAGCTCTAAAGGTATTAAGCTGA
- the hisH gene encoding imidazole glycerol phosphate synthase subunit HisH: MTQPLSIAVVDYEGGNLASAARAALRAAELSGITANVVITNEPAAVRQADRIILPGQGAFADCARGLEAIPGLKDSILNATANGTPFLGICVGMQLMAERGREHGVTEGFGWIPGEITQMEATGLRLPQMGWNELELHTQHPLTQGLGDAPHGYFVHSYALQNTAADVLLATTDYDGSVPAIVCKGNVAGTQFHVEKSQTVGLKILANFLRWNPKASV; encoded by the coding sequence ATGACCCAGCCTCTTTCTATCGCCGTTGTTGATTATGAAGGCGGCAATCTGGCGTCCGCTGCCCGTGCTGCCCTGCGGGCTGCTGAGCTTTCAGGTATTACAGCTAATGTTGTTATCACCAACGAACCCGCTGCTGTCCGGCAAGCAGACCGTATTATTCTGCCCGGACAAGGCGCGTTTGCAGATTGCGCTCGTGGGTTAGAAGCCATTCCCGGCTTAAAAGATTCCATTCTAAATGCCACAGCCAACGGCACACCCTTTTTAGGCATTTGTGTTGGTATGCAGCTTATGGCGGAACGCGGGCGGGAACATGGGGTAACAGAAGGATTTGGGTGGATTCCGGGAGAAATCACCCAGATGGAAGCCACGGGCCTCCGCCTTCCCCAAATGGGCTGGAACGAGTTGGAGCTTCACACGCAGCACCCCCTCACCCAAGGGTTGGGTGATGCACCGCATGGATACTTTGTGCATTCCTATGCGCTGCAAAACACTGCGGCAGATGTTTTACTTGCCACTACAGATTATGACGGCAGCGTGCCTGCTATAGTGTGTAAGGGAAATGTTGCTGGCACACAGTTCCATGTTGAAAAAAGCCAGACTGTTGGCCTCAAGATTCTCGCCAATTTTTTAAGGTGGAATCCGAAAGCTTCCGTATAA
- the hisF gene encoding imidazole glycerol phosphate synthase subunit HisF, with the protein MLKLRVIPCLDVKNGRVVKGVNFVSLRDAGDPVEQAAVYDAAGADELTFLDITASHENRDTILEVVSKTAEKIFLPLTVGGGVRTTDDMRRLLLAGADKCAMNSAAVNRPELVNEAGNKFGSQCVVVAIDARQTAPGKWEVFTHGGRTPTGIDAIDWCREVAERGAGEILLTSMDRDGTGTGFDLELLKAATQAVRLPIVASGGVGKLEHFVEGARAGATGLLAASVFHFGQFTIPQVKAALSEAGLPVRPSPAPFAG; encoded by the coding sequence ATGCTGAAACTACGTGTTATTCCTTGCCTGGATGTTAAAAACGGCAGAGTGGTCAAAGGCGTTAACTTTGTTTCTCTGCGCGATGCGGGCGACCCGGTTGAACAAGCCGCTGTTTACGATGCAGCCGGGGCTGATGAACTGACTTTTCTGGACATCACAGCCAGCCATGAAAACCGTGATACAATTTTGGAAGTTGTTAGCAAAACAGCCGAGAAAATCTTTCTTCCCCTCACAGTCGGAGGGGGTGTGCGTACAACGGACGATATGCGCCGCCTTCTGCTGGCAGGCGCAGACAAATGTGCCATGAATTCCGCAGCAGTTAACCGCCCTGAACTGGTAAATGAAGCAGGCAACAAATTTGGCAGCCAATGCGTTGTGGTTGCCATAGATGCACGCCAGACTGCACCAGGAAAATGGGAAGTGTTTACCCACGGTGGCCGCACCCCTACCGGGATAGATGCCATAGATTGGTGCCGTGAGGTTGCAGAACGTGGTGCCGGAGAAATCCTTCTCACATCCATGGATCGGGATGGCACAGGAACAGGGTTTGATCTGGAACTTCTTAAAGCAGCAACGCAGGCCGTAAGGCTTCCCATTGTTGCATCTGGCGGCGTGGGCAAGCTGGAACACTTTGTAGAAGGTGCCAGGGCTGGTGCCACAGGCCTTCTGGCAGCAAGTGTTTTCCATTTTGGCCAGTTCACCATTCCTCAGGTTAAAGCGGCATTGTCAGAAGCAGGCTTGCCGGTTCGCCCTTCCCCCGCCCCTTTTGCAGGTTAA
- a CDS encoding NAD(+) synthase, with amino-acid sequence MFRSLYHQGFARVAACTLPVALANPAINAQRILESASACAADGAVLSVFPELGLCGYTLEDLLQQEALLAETRKTLLSLAQASAALCPVLVVGAPLLWKNALYNCAIVIHSGKILGVVPKSYIPNYREFYEARHFRPGANIRGQTIEINGHTVPFGVDLLFEAEDVPSFCLSVEICEDMWVPIPPSAHAALAGATIIANLSASDITVGKAETRNMLCQSLSARNVAAYLYAAAGEGESTTDLAWDGQTAIFENGNLLADSARFPSGATTVIADVDLTLLRQERLRMGSFADAARQTNTDTWRHIRFPLTPPSANLGLKRPLSRFPFVPAAPERLAQDCFEAFTIQVSALKQRLKTSGVKAMVIGISGGLDSTHALLVAVRAADELGWPRSAVRGYTMPGFGTTDKTLASANALMIQLNITHETLDIRPAAELMLRTIQHPYADGQPVHDITFENVQAGLRTDFLFRLANQHHGIVIGTGDLSELALGWCSYGVGDQMAHYNVNAGLPKTLIQHLIRWCIASGHFAPSVGKVLTDVLATEISPELIPVGENGPQSTESIIGPYALHDFTLFYILRYGFSPSRVAFLAEQAWQDTSTGQWPPGFPASEQKSYDLPTIRHWLEIFVRRFFATSQFKRSAMPNGPKIMPGGSLSPRGDWRAPSDGNAHLWLDDLKHNVPET; translated from the coding sequence ATGTTCCGATCCCTTTATCATCAGGGATTTGCCCGTGTAGCCGCCTGCACCTTACCCGTAGCGCTGGCAAACCCAGCGATAAACGCGCAGCGTATTCTAGAATCTGCTTCAGCATGTGCGGCAGATGGTGCCGTTTTGAGTGTGTTTCCTGAACTTGGGCTATGTGGATACACACTGGAAGATCTTCTACAACAGGAAGCGCTTCTGGCAGAAACCAGAAAAACTCTTCTTTCCTTGGCGCAGGCTTCTGCCGCGTTGTGCCCTGTGCTGGTCGTAGGCGCACCGCTATTATGGAAGAACGCACTTTATAACTGCGCCATCGTAATTCATTCTGGCAAAATTCTGGGTGTGGTTCCCAAAAGCTATATCCCCAATTACCGAGAATTTTACGAGGCACGGCATTTTCGCCCCGGCGCAAATATTCGCGGGCAGACAATAGAGATCAATGGTCATACCGTGCCATTTGGGGTGGATCTCCTGTTTGAAGCAGAGGATGTGCCCTCATTCTGCCTGAGTGTAGAAATTTGTGAGGATATGTGGGTGCCTATCCCACCTTCAGCACATGCTGCACTGGCTGGCGCCACAATTATTGCCAACCTTTCAGCAAGCGACATTACAGTTGGCAAGGCAGAAACTCGGAACATGCTGTGCCAATCGCTTTCTGCCCGTAATGTTGCAGCTTACCTTTATGCCGCAGCCGGAGAAGGTGAATCCACCACAGATCTGGCTTGGGATGGCCAAACCGCTATTTTTGAAAACGGTAACTTGCTGGCAGACAGTGCGCGCTTTCCCTCCGGCGCAACCACCGTGATTGCCGATGTAGATCTTACGCTTTTGCGGCAAGAACGCCTGCGTATGGGAAGCTTTGCTGATGCAGCGCGCCAAACAAATACAGATACATGGCGGCACATTCGCTTTCCCTTAACGCCTCCCTCCGCAAATCTTGGCCTCAAACGCCCCCTTTCCCGCTTTCCTTTTGTGCCCGCCGCCCCAGAACGCTTGGCGCAGGATTGCTTTGAGGCCTTTACCATTCAGGTATCCGCTCTCAAGCAGCGCCTTAAAACAAGTGGCGTTAAAGCCATGGTTATCGGTATTTCCGGTGGGCTGGATTCTACGCACGCCCTATTGGTAGCTGTGCGTGCTGCAGATGAGCTGGGTTGGCCACGCAGTGCTGTACGAGGCTATACAATGCCTGGCTTTGGCACAACGGATAAAACCCTTGCCAGCGCCAACGCGTTAATGATCCAGCTAAATATCACGCATGAAACGCTGGATATCCGCCCTGCTGCGGAGCTGATGCTACGCACCATTCAGCACCCTTATGCAGATGGGCAGCCTGTGCATGACATTACATTTGAAAATGTTCAGGCTGGCCTACGCACGGATTTCCTGTTCCGGCTGGCTAACCAACATCATGGTATTGTTATTGGCACAGGAGATCTTTCCGAACTGGCGTTAGGGTGGTGCTCCTATGGAGTGGGCGACCAAATGGCGCATTACAATGTGAATGCTGGTTTGCCTAAAACACTTATCCAGCATCTTATTCGCTGGTGCATTGCTTCGGGCCATTTTGCGCCCAGTGTTGGCAAAGTGCTGACAGACGTTCTGGCTACAGAAATTTCTCCCGAACTTATTCCTGTGGGTGAAAATGGCCCCCAAAGTACGGAAAGCATCATAGGCCCTTACGCCCTGCATGATTTCACTCTGTTTTATATTCTGCGCTATGGCTTTAGCCCATCACGCGTGGCCTTTCTGGCTGAACAGGCTTGGCAGGATACCTCAACAGGCCAATGGCCACCGGGTTTTCCGGCATCAGAGCAAAAAAGCTATGATTTGCCCACCATTCGCCACTGGCTGGAAATATTTGTGAGGCGCTTTTTTGCGACAAGCCAGTTCAAACGCTCTGCCATGCCAAATGGCCCTAAAATTATGCCCGGCGGCAGCCTTTCCCCTCGTGGGGACTGGCGCGCCCCCTCCGATGGCAATGCCCACCTCTGGCTGGATGACCTGAAACACAATGTGCCCGAAACCTAA
- a CDS encoding phosphate-starvation-inducible PsiE family protein, whose translation MSSPDHNQMSQDPFSREATRLRKSFFEMNLYEGFELLIMLVLTGLIMVITTIATWHLTKEVWYLVMSSQIDASNMPAFQEVFGNIFTVIIALEFKSSLRISLSHSRDVVRVRTIVLIALLAVSRKFIILDLHEVRPAEMLAFSAAVLALGVVYWLIREQDIRVATGKGELIAQTPVPPVKTDE comes from the coding sequence ATGAGCAGTCCAGACCATAATCAGATGTCCCAAGATCCTTTTTCTCGTGAAGCAACACGGCTGCGGAAAAGCTTTTTTGAGATGAATCTTTATGAAGGATTCGAACTTCTGATCATGCTGGTTCTCACGGGCCTGATCATGGTCATTACAACTATTGCAACATGGCATCTGACCAAAGAGGTTTGGTATCTGGTGATGTCATCGCAAATAGATGCTTCAAATATGCCCGCTTTTCAGGAAGTGTTTGGCAATATTTTTACGGTGATTATTGCTCTGGAGTTTAAAAGCTCGCTGCGTATCAGTCTGTCGCATAGTCGGGATGTTGTGCGTGTGCGTACAATTGTGCTCATTGCGCTTCTGGCTGTTTCTCGCAAGTTTATCATTCTGGATTTGCACGAAGTAAGGCCTGCTGAAATGCTGGCATTTTCGGCTGCAGTCTTGGCTTTGGGTGTTGTTTACTGGCTGATTCGCGAGCAGGATATTCGTGTGGCAACAGGTAAGGGTGAACTGATCGCACAGACACCTGTTCCCCCTGTAAAAACAGATGAATGA